In Plasmodium vivax chromosome 10, whole genome shotgun sequence, the sequence tcccacTTTAAAGATACTGCAAGGGGCCCTTTCCTTCGCCCCGTATTCACCCCAGTTGTCTTTACGGAAgactcccccctttttaaaaattgttaaatgGGCACACACCTACGTTTATGTTATGTGcgcaagttttttttttaatacaaaaaattttacattcttttttttaacgtttttaCGAAGCTTCGAAATTTGCAACGTGTAGTggccaaatggaaaaggggCACTCGCGtcgaaaattaaaaacatagAAAATGCCccaaaagtgagaaaaaattgcacagaAAAAAGTGCGTGTAGAAATACGCGTCAATTTTTCGCACCAAAAAGGCACTGCCAAAAATAGTCGAGCGCGGAAAAAGTCCGCTGCACATTCGACGGCGCGCCTAACTCAATCGCTACATCAATTTTTGGGCcctaaaataatttttcaaatgcacAATGGAGTAGACGGTGATGGCCACGAGTATTATAATTTCGAGTATGTAGCAGTAGAACATCTTGTTGTGGACCGATTTGTTGTGTTCGTACAGGTTGGTCGCCTACAGAGGGGGGGTCACGCGggcataaatatgtacatgtgtacaaATGGAAGTATGCACGTACATGTACGTACTTGCGTAGTGAAAGCCGCTGCTATCAGATGAGGACGGCTTCCCACGGGGCTGCGATGTGAATGCCCTCCCTTACCATTTGCTTCTGATATATCTGCTGCAACTTCATGGAGGTgaacttcttcttcaaattcagCAAAATGGATAGCGTCTCACTTAATTCGGATTTTTTGGCCACGTTTTCGATATCCACATCTGACCCTCCTACCTCTATGGATAGGCTCCATTTGATGGCCGTGCTTTTAAACCAGTTGGACGACGGGCAAGAGATGCAAATATAATACAGCCCATTCTTTTTCGTCAGGTAGGAGACTTTTCCTGCGGGGTTTTATCCGTAAGGTGAAGGCAGGTGTATAGTGCGAACGGGCATTTCTACGCAGTATGCCTCATCGTGTATATGTCCACGCCATGGAGCAACGGGGCGAACTGACTTTACCTTTACTAATTGCAGACGTGTCGTGGGAGTACACCACTCTTCCCTGCTGGTCCTTTATATTGATATGGCACTTCAGTTCTGcaatgagaaaaaaagggaggtatttcttttttaaacgtAGCGCTTCGATACGCGTGGAAGCGCTTTAACGGGGAAAGGGGCGCCCAGACAAATACGCCTTTACACGAGTTGGCCGCTGCCCAAATGGGCGAACACCCAAATGGACAAACACCCAACTGTTCGGTGCGGTCCTCCAAATGAAGCTTgcgcagaggggggaagtctACACACAGTCATGCAACCCCCCACCCCTCTCGGCCATTTCCATCTCCACTTGTGTGCAAAAGCATCCTTGCCTTTTAATCCAAAATTGTCATAGGACGACGTGATGACGACATTGCTCGCGACGCTCTCTACGAAGCATTTATCGACTCCCTCCTTCACGTAAAAGTACGCCGCCTGTACGCACGTATAGctcagcagcagcaacagcagcagcggcaggtataaacttatttttgttcctttcacCATTTCGTTAAGAGGTGTGAATAAAAGGTACCATAAtttgttctcctttttttctcctttttttctccttttttttctcctttttttctcactttttgTTTAAAGCGCTAAATAATCTGCCTTACGATGGACAATTCTGTAAAGTTAAACGATTTGGCTcatgtagcaaaaaaaaaaaaaaaaaaatggggggaaaaataactcaccgtacataatatattttcatttaaaaatatttctgtcGAGATTGCTCCGTTTGTGCTTCCTTTTAGCTAATTCGAATTATTGCGGTGGTCAGAATGGCAAACTCgctatcatttattttgcttctgcCGAGCGGGTTGCACTGGCGACGTGTATGCACAGGTTGGCGGACTTGTAACCCCCCACCGATACAAatgcatacgtgcatacatttatgtgtgtgtatactACTATGTGTACACTTTAACACACGAACAGACGGAAACACTTCCACATGCTCATGTACACAGGCCAGGCTCCTCACCTCAAGGCGGGGAATGCAGAATGCCTGCTTAACCCGCGCACGCAAATATGCACATGGCTATGCATACACCACCACTTCTCTCAGCAGTTGTGTAGCCTGCCAACGTGGCTAAAGGGGAACAAACCAAAACGCACGCGGAATGACAGTGATGCGGAGAACTGCCAATCAAACGGACAAGCGAACAGGTGAACCTGGCAGACGCTCACACAAACGCGGAGGTCAACCCTCTACTGCTGCTAATTCACCCGTCAACtgaattgcattttttcctcacctcTCTGATGAAGAAACTGCAACAATTCGTTCTTCGCAAAGTTTGCAGTTctgggcagcaaaaaaaaaaaaaaaaaaaaaaaaaaacgaattagcaaagtcaaatatataaaaacaaaaacgcactcttctcatttttaagtgCATCAAAATGTGCAGCAGTGCAGGGGCATACGCCAACGTATGCACGATTGGTTAGCCGCACGCAATCGTTGCTTATCCCAACTTCGCGCCGATTAACGTgttcgaaaaggggaaagcaaaaggaaagCGCGGCGTACGCAAAGGGAACTGTCCTTAACCGCCAGCATAAAATGAATGTGGGttaagtgcaaaaaaaaaaacaaaaaacaaaaaaacataccATATAATACATGCCATACCAAATCGATCAGAACTACTGACAGCACAGCACAGTTC encodes:
- a CDS encoding transmembrane protein, putative (encoded by transcript PVX_079895A), coding for MVKGTKISLYLPLLLLLLLSYTCVQAAYFYVKEGVDKCFVESVASNVVITSSYDNFGLKGKDAFAHNASTRIEALRLKKKYLPFFLIAELKCHINIKDQQGRVVYSHDTSAISKGKVSYLTKKNGLYYICISCPSSNWFKSTAIKWSLSIEVGGSDVDIENVAKKSELSETLSILLNLKKKFTSMKLQQIYQKQMATNLYEHNKSVHNKMFYCYILEIIILVAITVYSIVHLKNYFRAQKLM